AGAGGTCGCCGGGCGCGACAGAGATGTTCCGCAGTATTTCGGGCGGCGTGACCTCCTCCAGCGCGTAGGTCACGCGGTACCGGTCGTCGGAAATCTCGGTCCGGTTTATCCGCCAGCGGTAGAACGGCTTGCCGGTCCCGCTGTCCTCCACGATGACGTACTTCGTGTCGAACTCGTACGCGCGGGAGAGGAGTCCGGTCTGGTTCACGACCACCGGCCCGTTCTGGGCGACGCGGGCCGCGAGGACGCACTGCCTGCCGAAGTCGTCGAAGTCGTCGCAGGCCAGCCCCTCGATTTGGCCGGTCGCCCACAGCGTCCCGGTGACGTGGTCGGTGTACTGGACCTCCTCGGCCTCGTACTCGTAGGTCGTCGCTCCCGCGTCGGGCAACAGCCAGAACGGACTCGCCACGAGCGCCAGCGCGACGACGAGGCGGAGGTGGGAGGACCACTCGGACACGTCCACAGGTTACGCTCGGGTGGCAAGTGCTTTTTCACTCCGGCGGTCTCACCGGGTTCGGGTGCCTATTCCGTTCTCAAAGAAATATTATTAGGCTTTTCGGGACTGTGTAGATTGTTCGAGGTCTTCCTCGGTCACTGCGTTCCCTGCGGCCGAACTTTGAATCCGTACCGAGTCACGCCCTCCTGCGTGTAGATGCGCCGCATCGTCGTCTCCACGCCGTCGCCGATTTCGACGCTTTCGGGGTCCGCGGCGACGACCTGCGCGGGGACGCTGGCCTCGCCGCCCTCGGGACCCCGCAAGGCCACGACGGCCACCCCGAAGTCGCCCGACTGGGCCTGCTGTTCGGCGAACTCCGGCGGAGCCCCGCCTTGCGAGATGACGGTCGCGGCCTCGACGCGGCCCTCGCCGGTCAGCGCCACCTCGTCGTACTCCTCCACGAGCGTCTTGCAGTCGTTGCAGGCACCCTCCGGCGGGAAGTTGAGTGCGCCGCAGTCGGGACACCGACCGGCGACGAGTCGATGGCGCTGGTCGAGCGTGCGCTTCCACGAGGGCACGCTGACGTAGGCTCCGCCGCCGTCCGGCGGTCCCGACGTGAGTTCCCCGCGCTTGCGCAGGTACTCGGCGTAGCTGACTCGCTCGCCCTCGGAGAGCGCGAGGTCGGCGGCGACGACGGCGCTCTCGTCGCCGTCGCCACCCTCACCGCCATCCCCGCGGGTCTCGACCAGCAGGGCGTCCGCGCCCGCGCCGCTCCCGAACGAGGCGGCCAGAATCCGCTCGTCGCCGTCGGCCAGCGCGGCGGCGAGCGAGAGCGGCACGCTCGCCGCGCCCGTGTCGCCCAACTCGTGGACGGTCGCGCACCGCTGAATCCGGTCGGTCTCGACGCCGAGCGCGCCCGCCGCGCGGTAGGGCAGCTTGCCGTTCGGCGCTTGGACCGCGGCGGCGTCGATTTCGCCGCCGTCGTACTCCAACTGCTCGACCGCTCCGGCCAGCGTCTCGGTGAACGCCTGTCGTTCGTATCCGGTCGCACCGAGTCCTTCGACCGTCTCCGAGCCAGCGCGCCGGAAGCGCGTGCCGGGGAACTCCTCGGCGTACTCGGCGCGCGCGGTGACTTCGCCCGCTCCCGATTCGGAGAGGAGCAACGCGGCCGCGCCCGCTCCGGCGGCGTGGTCCTCGGCGCTGTCGGGTTCTCCTCGGGGGCAGTCGGCGGCGACGACGAGGCCGACCTCCTCGCGCTCCCCGGACGCCTCGCTACCCCACGGTCCGGCCGACAGTGAGGCATCGAGCGCCCGCGTCCCGGCGCGCGTACTCCCCGTGAAGACGTGGCGAGTCGCGTCGGCCGGAACCCCGAGCATCCCGCCGAGTCGGGCCGAGAGGTCTTCCTCCGCAAGCGGGGGCGTCGTGGACGCAAACGCGAGAAACGCCACGTCCGACCCGTCGCGGTCGGCGGCGTCCAGCGCCCGCGTCGCGGCCTCGTAGGCCATCGTCGCCGCGTCCTCGTCGGCGTCCGGCACCGCCTTCGACTGGACGCCCGCGGCGTGGAACTGCCCCCACGCGGCCTCGAACTCCTCGGCCGAGACGCGGAATCGGGGCGCGTAGGCTCCGACCGCTTCGATTGCGGGTTGCTCCTCGGGCGGGGTGGATTCGCGGTCGCTCATGCCTCGACCTCCCGTTCTTTTTCGAGTACGTGAACCACGGCGGCCCCGCCGCTCCCGCCGACGTTGTGCGTCAGGCCGCGGGTCGCGCCCTCGACCTGCCGATTTCCGGCGTCGCCCGAGAGTTGCTTGAAGGCTTCGGCGACCTGTCCCGCACCGGTCGCGCCGATTGGGTGGCCCTTCGACTTCAGCCCCCCGGAGGAGTTCACCGGCAACTCGCCGTCGAGCGCGGTCGTCCCGGACTCGACCAACTGGCCGCCCTCGCCGGGGGCACAGAAGCCCAAGTCCTCGTAGGCCAGAATCTCGGCGATGGAGAAACAATCGTGGACCTCCGCGAAGTCGAGGTCGTCGGGCGAGACCCCGGCGCGGTCGTAGGCCGTCTCCGCGGCGCGCCGGGAGGCTTCGATGCCGGTGTAGCTGTCGCGCTGGAACAGGCCCACCGCGTCGCTCGCCGCGCCGACGCCCGCGACGCGAATCGGGTCGTCGGTGTACTCGCCGACGACCTCCTCGCTCGCTATCAGTGCGACGGCGGCCCCGTCGGTCGTCGGACAGCAGTGATAGAGCGTCAGCGGGTCGGCGACGGTCTGGGCGGTCTCGGCGTCTTCGAGCGAACACTCGAAGCCCAGTTGTGCGTGAGGATTCTTCGCGCCGTTGCGGTGGTTCTTCACCGCGACGTGCGAGAGTTGTTCGGTGGTGGTGCCGTACTCGGCCATGTGGGCGTCGGCCATCTGGGCGTAGACGCCCGCGAAGGTGGTCCCCGAGAGGCGTTCCCACTCGGTCTCGCCCGAGACGCCGAGCCAGTACTTCGTCGCGTCGCCGGACGCGTCGGTCATGATTTCGACGCCGCCAGCAAGCACCACGTCGGCCATCCCCGAGCGGACCGCTTGGACGGCCTGCCGGACGGCGTAGCCCGACGCGGCGCAGGCGTTCTCGACGCGCGTGGTCGGGATGCCGTGGAGGCCGACGTGTTCGGTCACGGCCGGGCCGGAGAGTCCCAACTGGCGACCGCCGACGCCGAGGGTGCCGACGACCGCCTCGTCTACCTCCTCGGGGTCCATCCCCGCGGGCACCGACTCGCGGGCCGCCTCGAACGCGCTGGTGAATAGCGACCGGTAGCTTTCGTCGGGGAACGACCCGAAGTCGGTCTGGGCCGCGCCGACGAGGTAGGCGTCTCGCATGTACACCACGTGACGGTCTCGGTGGAAATAATTGCCGTTGTCGGCCGGTTTCGGTCGCCGCCGGATTTCGGGTGGCCGTCCGGTCGGGGCGTCTCGCGCCGACGCCCGCCGCTCGCCGAACCCGAAAGCATAACGGCGGGCGGACCGGCAGTTCGGAACGAGATGGTAGGTGCGGGGGCACTGCGGACGTTCGGCGAGCGACCGAGGAGACCGGCGGCCGACCTCGACCGGGGGTGGCGAGCGACCGCGGTCGGCCATCGCGTCGCCCCGGCGGTGCGGGTCGCGGCGTAGGATGGCCCCGAAAGCCCCGAATCGCTCGGCCCTGCTGGATTCGCTCGGCGACCTGCTCCCCGGTCTCGCGCTCCTCGTCGCGCTCGCGCTCGTCGCCCGCGGTCTCGCCGCGTTCGTCCCGGTTCCCGCGCTCCTGCTCGCCGTGCTGGTCGGCGGACTCCTCGCCAACACCGTCGGCGTCCCCGACCGCTTCGAGTCGGGCGTCGGGACCTACAATTTCTGGCTGGAGGTCGGTATCGTCCTGATGGGCGTCCGGGTCTCGCTCGACGCGCTGGTCGAAGCGGGGCCGACTCTGCTCGTCACGGTCGTCGGCGTGGTCGGGTTCACACTCGTCGTCGCGGAACTCCTCGCACGCGGGTTCGACCTCCAGCGTCGCCTCGGGTCGCTGGTCGCGGCGGGCGCGAGCGTCTGCGGCGTCTCGGCGGTCGTCGCGGTCGCGGGAGCGATTCGGGCCGACGAGGAACACGTCGCCTACGCGACCAGCACGATACTGGTCTTCGACGCGCTCACGCTCTTTACCTACCCCGCGGTCGGCCACGCGCTCGGACTGGCCGACCGGGTGTTCGGCGTCTGGGCGGGACTGACGATGTTCAGCACCGGCCCCGTGACGGCCGCCGGGTTCGCCTACTCGGAGGTCGCCGGACAGTGGGCGACCGTGGCGAAGTTGACCCGCAACGTCCTGCTGGGCGGACTGGTCGTGGCGTACTCAGTGGTCTACGCCGGGTCGGGTTCGGGCGACGAATCGGCCGTCGGGTCGGGTTCGGACGACGAATCGGCCGTCGGGTCGCCGTCGGGCGACGGTTCCGCGTCGGCGGTGTCGTTCCTCCGGAGCCTCTGGGACGGCTTCCCGACGTTCGTCCTCGGGTTCCTCGCGCTGGTCGTGCTGGCCAGCGCGGGCGTCTTCACCGACCCGCAACTCGCCCGCATCGAGGAGGCCTATCGCGCGGCGTTCCTCGTCGCCTTCGCGGGCCTCGGCACGAGCGTCGCGCTCGGCGACCTGCGCGAGACCGGGGTTCGCCCGCTGGCGGTCCTCGCGCTCACGCTCGCGGTCGTGAGCGCGGTCGTGCTGGTCGTCGTCCGAGTCGTCTTCTGACGCGACGCGGGAGTGGCCGGTTCGCGCGCGGTAATCGAACTTCCGGCGGTCACGACGCCGAGGTTCCGCGACGACGCCTCCACCGACCAAACAGTTTAGACCCTCTCTTGCGAATGATTATTCGACATGGTCTACAACGACGTAGAGAGCCTCCCCCGCGAGGAGTTGCGCGATTTGCAGAGCGAGCGACTCGCCGAGACCGTCGAGTACGCCTACGAGAACGTCGAGTTCTACCGCGAGGCGCTGGAGGAGGCGGGCCTCTCGCCCGAGGATATCGAGAGCGTCGAGGACATCTCGAAGCTCCCGTTCACGACGAAGGAGGACTTCCGCGACGAGTACCCCGACGGCCTCTTCGCGGTCGAACACGACGAGGTCAGCCGGATTCACGCTTCGTCGGGCACCACGGGCAAGCCCAAAATCGTGAGCTACACCGACGAGGACTTGGGCGTCTGGCGGGAGGTCATGGCTCGGTCGCTGTACGCGGCGGGCGTCCGCCCCGACCACGTCGTCCAGAACGCCTACGGCTACGGCCTGTTCACGGGCGGTCTGGGATTCCACGACGGCGTGGAGGAACTGGGGGCCTGCGTCATCCCGACCGGCGGCGGCAACACCGCCCGCCAGTTGGACATGTTGCAGGACATGGAGAGCGACGTACTGTCGGCCACGCCCTCCTACTGCCTCTATCTGGCGGAGGCCGCCGAGGAGCGCGGCATCGACCCGAGGGACCTCCCGCTCTCGACGGTCATCATCGGCGCGGAACCGTTCACCGACCCCATGCGCGAGGAGATAGAGGAGGCCCTCGACGTGACCGCAGTGGACGTGTACGGTCTGTCGGAAATCATCGGACCGGGCGTCTCCATCGAGTGCGAGGAGGTCCAGCACGGCCTGCACGTCTGGGAGGACCACTTCTACCCCGAGGTCGTGGACCCTCGGACCGGCGAACCGCTCCCCGAGGGCGAGGAGGGCGAACTCGTCCTGACGAGTCTGACGAAGGAGGCCCTGCCGGTCCTCCGGTACCGCACGGGCGACATGACCTCGCTGACTTACGACGAGTGCGACTGCGGGCGCACCGTGGTCCGGATGGACAACGTGACCGGGCGCACCGACGACCTCCTCATCGTCCGCGGGGTGAACGTCTACCCGAGCCAAATCGAGGAGGTGATGGTGGACATCGAGGACGTGGCTCCGCACTACCGCATCGACCTCTACCGCCGCGGGAACTTGGACCGGAT
This region of Halorussus salinus genomic DNA includes:
- the paaK gene encoding phenylacetate--CoA ligase PaaK, producing MVYNDVESLPREELRDLQSERLAETVEYAYENVEFYREALEEAGLSPEDIESVEDISKLPFTTKEDFRDEYPDGLFAVEHDEVSRIHASSGTTGKPKIVSYTDEDLGVWREVMARSLYAAGVRPDHVVQNAYGYGLFTGGLGFHDGVEELGACVIPTGGGNTARQLDMLQDMESDVLSATPSYCLYLAEAAEERGIDPRDLPLSTVIIGAEPFTDPMREEIEEALDVTAVDVYGLSEIIGPGVSIECEEVQHGLHVWEDHFYPEVVDPRTGEPLPEGEEGELVLTSLTKEALPVLRYRTGDMTSLTYDECDCGRTVVRMDNVTGRTDDLLIVRGVNVYPSQIEEVMVDIEDVAPHYRIDLYRRGNLDRMELTVEYHEEYEGTHDELERRIREKLEETLEVKPDEIEVVGPGVVDRTEVGKVKRVFDHRGDDE
- a CDS encoding zinc ribbon domain-containing protein, which encodes MSDRESTPPEEQPAIEAVGAYAPRFRVSAEEFEAAWGQFHAAGVQSKAVPDADEDAATMAYEAATRALDAADRDGSDVAFLAFASTTPPLAEEDLSARLGGMLGVPADATRHVFTGSTRAGTRALDASLSAGPWGSEASGEREEVGLVVAADCPRGEPDSAEDHAAGAGAAALLLSESGAGEVTARAEYAEEFPGTRFRRAGSETVEGLGATGYERQAFTETLAGAVEQLEYDGGEIDAAAVQAPNGKLPYRAAGALGVETDRIQRCATVHELGDTGAASVPLSLAAALADGDERILAASFGSGAGADALLVETRGDGGEGGDGDESAVVAADLALSEGERVSYAEYLRKRGELTSGPPDGGGAYVSVPSWKRTLDQRHRLVAGRCPDCGALNFPPEGACNDCKTLVEEYDEVALTGEGRVEAATVISQGGAPPEFAEQQAQSGDFGVAVVALRGPEGGEASVPAQVVAADPESVEIGDGVETTMRRIYTQEGVTRYGFKVRPQGTQ
- a CDS encoding YeiH family protein, with product MAPKAPNRSALLDSLGDLLPGLALLVALALVARGLAAFVPVPALLLAVLVGGLLANTVGVPDRFESGVGTYNFWLEVGIVLMGVRVSLDALVEAGPTLLVTVVGVVGFTLVVAELLARGFDLQRRLGSLVAAGASVCGVSAVVAVAGAIRADEEHVAYATSTILVFDALTLFTYPAVGHALGLADRVFGVWAGLTMFSTGPVTAAGFAYSEVAGQWATVAKLTRNVLLGGLVVAYSVVYAGSGSGDESAVGSGSDDESAVGSPSGDGSASAVSFLRSLWDGFPTFVLGFLALVVLASAGVFTDPQLARIEEAYRAAFLVAFAGLGTSVALGDLRETGVRPLAVLALTLAVVSAVVLVVVRVVF
- a CDS encoding thiolase domain-containing protein, which codes for MRDAYLVGAAQTDFGSFPDESYRSLFTSAFEAARESVPAGMDPEEVDEAVVGTLGVGGRQLGLSGPAVTEHVGLHGIPTTRVENACAASGYAVRQAVQAVRSGMADVVLAGGVEIMTDASGDATKYWLGVSGETEWERLSGTTFAGVYAQMADAHMAEYGTTTEQLSHVAVKNHRNGAKNPHAQLGFECSLEDAETAQTVADPLTLYHCCPTTDGAAVALIASEEVVGEYTDDPIRVAGVGAASDAVGLFQRDSYTGIEASRRAAETAYDRAGVSPDDLDFAEVHDCFSIAEILAYEDLGFCAPGEGGQLVESGTTALDGELPVNSSGGLKSKGHPIGATGAGQVAEAFKQLSGDAGNRQVEGATRGLTHNVGGSGGAAVVHVLEKEREVEA